ATCTTCCAGAGTCAGAAATCGTCCTTCGTAGATGGCTTCACGGTAAATTCCATGCTTCAACTCTAAACGGGTGGGCAGGTCGGTCCCAAACAGAAAGCGGGGCGGACTGATCACAGGTTTCCCTTCAATCAGATTCACCCGGGACCAGATTTCCGGGTTTACAATCGACACCCCGGGCACTTCTTTGATCTCAGTTCCCCAATCACGCGGAATACGTGAGAACAACGGGATGGGCGCGCCGGGTTGCATAGCCAGGATACCTGATATTTTTCCAAATGTTTGAGAAACCGTCTTTTCCAGTCCCCCTGCAATGGAAAACAACCCCACCATTCCGGCGATCGCAATCGTTAAACCCATTAAACACAAAAAAGAGCGAACCGATCGGCTCAGAAGATTTTTAATCGCAAATTTTAACATTGAAGCTGTTTTCCAGTGAGTTAATTCAATTCAGCCTGTGCAGGGTAGTGGCATTCTACGCAGATCAGATCCATCAATGAATCATTTTGATTCGTATTCTTATAATAAAAGCACTGTTTATAAGCAGTTATAGACTGAGCTAACTTGAAAACCAGTGAATTTCAAACGTAGAATGCTCCCAGCTGAGCATCTCTCAGGAAAGCATTCAACGGGCGAATGCGCCATGCAGTATGGCGAGCTCTCTCGATCAATATTAGACGCCTGGTACATCAAACGAATTTCGAACCTATGAGCAAACGAGACTATTACGATATTCTAGAGGTTTCCCGCAGCGCGACCGCTGACGAAATTAAGAAAGCGTACCGCAAACTGTCGCGCAAATACCATCCGGATATGGCACCGGATGATAAATCAGCGGACCAGAAATTTAAAGAAGTTCAGGAAGCCTACGAAGTTTTACGCGACGAAAAAAAACGGAAACAATACGACCAGTTCGGTCATTCATTTCAGCAGGCAGGCCCGGGTGGAGGTGGTTATTATCAGTCTGCCGGCGGTGCGGGACCAAATGACTTTGAAGATATCTTCGGCGGTGGCGGCATTGATCTGGGTGATTTATTCGGTGGTGCGTTTCGTGGAGGCGGATCCAGGCGCGCGCAACCCCGTCCACAAAAAGGGGAATCGAAACGCCTCTCCCTCGATATTCCTTTCCATCTGGCAGCCGTTGGGGGAGAACATGAGATCAGCCTGCAGAAATGGGGCGTTTCCGAGCGACTGACTGTGAAAATCCCTGCTGGCGTCGACAGTGGTTCTGTCATTCGTCTGAGTGGTCAGGGAAACCCCGGTATTAATGGCGGGCCGGCTGGGGATTTACTGCTGACGATCAAAGTTGGTGCACACCCGTATTTCAAACGTGACGGGAGCAATCTGTTACTCGAAGTCCCCATTACACTCACCGAGGCAGCACTGGGCGCCAAAGTCGATGTCCCCACTTTGACCGAAGGAGAAGTGACCGTCACGATTCCTCCCGGTACCTCCAGCGGCAGTAAATTACGATTAAGAGGAAAAGGGATCATCGATCAGAAGACCAGACAGACCGGCGATCAGATTTGTGCCATCAAAATAATCGCTCCCAAAACACTCAGCGATCAGGCAAAAGCCCTGTATGAACAACTCAAAGATTTACAACAGGAATCACCCCGATCGAAAGCATGGTGAATTTGATGCCACTGAAGCTGCCCTCAATTTCCAGTCAATGGATCATCCGTCTGTTCCTGTACTGCGCGTTCTCGTTCGCATTATGCCTGACAGACCAATCTGTAACAGCTCAGGATCAGGAAGCAGGTTCGACTACCAGTCAACCAACTCAACAATCTGGCGTGGAACTTCCCGGCGATCCGGCAGCCGAAAAAACGGAGACTGATTCTGAAGAACTCAAGCAAGACGAACGCCCGAAAGAACTGGGTGTCATGATCTTAATTGTCTGGCTGCTGGCTGGTGCAGGCATCGGGATCCTGATCTTTACTTCGCTGTTCGGTCATTCGGTACGCAGTATGATTCGCCGACCTTATCCGAACCATATGTATCCCCCCAAAAAAGAAAAGCCTGAGCCACCAGTGGAAACCAGTACGGAAGCAGAAACAGGCGACGAAAAACCAGAATCATGACCGGTTCCCCAAACGATCCCCGGCGACAGAACTCTTCCATCAAACCATTTGGATTTCCGAGTGAACACCGTATCCGCAGCCAGCAGGATTTCGATGCGATCTATGCTGCAAAACAGCGAGCTGGCGATCAGAACCTCTTACTGTTTGCGATCCGAAATGATCTCCCGCAAACCAGACTGGGACTGAGTGTCTCAAAAAAGAATGGCAATGCCATTAAACGGGCGCGAAAGAAACGGCTGCTCCGCGAGGCATTTCGCCTGATCCGATCTCAATTGCCCGCGGGACTCGATCTGATTGCCATTCCCCGTGCAGATCAGGATGGTGATCTCAAAGGATACCAGAAGTCCCTCAAATATCTCTCACAGAAGCTGAAACGTCGTCTGGAGCAACAGTCTGGCTGATGAAACAGATCGCCCTGCAAATCGGCCGCATGTTGTATCAGCTTCCCGCCAGGATACTGATCGGCCTGGTTCGTATCTACCAGATGACACTCAGTCATCTGATAGGCAGACAGTGCCGGTTCCATCCGACTTGCAGTGAATACTTCATTCAGGCGGTAAAAAAATATGGCGCAATCAGAGGATCCTGCAAAGGCATCCTGCGGATCTGCCGCTGCCACCCTTTTCACCCTGGCGGTTACGACCCACCCTGAAATCACATTAATAAACTTTGCGGGGTGTAATCAGAATGGGAGTATCCTGTTCGACTTTATTGGTTACAGGCTGCTTTTCAATCTGAAATCGTTCGTGACTGATTTTTCGAAGTGGGACTGACTGGTCCTGTGAAATCATCGAAGGCACTGTCAGTTCCCGGGGATGATTGAACTCCGGCTGTTCAGAAATGATGTCTGGTGCAGAGATCGGGGTGGCTGGTTTAAATTCAAATTTACGAACCTGTTGCTGCTGCTGAGCCGGTTTCGCATAAGGCCATATTTCCAGCTGATCTTCGGGAGTAGAAAACTCTTCAACAGACAGTGGCTCACGAATAGCAGAAACCCTCCAGGAATTATTGAAATTAGTTGCTTCACCAGGAGGGGGAAGTTGCGGCAACTGCTGAGTCTTCACATCCGGTTGGGGCTGTAGCTTCTGGGGAGGGGCAGGCAATGCGGGAGTTCGTTTGACCGGTTCCGGCTGCAGCACCTCTTCTGGCATCTCAGTCGCTTCAAAAACAGGTTCTGAATTGATACACGAAAGGTCTCCACAGAAGCTTTCTTCTTCGATCACTTCGACATGGCTGCCGGACACTTTTCGCACCCAGTCCGGCGTCTTCACATGTGATTTCATTCTGGAATAGAAACCCTTGACTTTTCCATTTATCTGGTTCACTTTATTCGACATGGAAGAGGAAACCGTTGAATAGTGAGGTACCAGTCCCAGATATTTTTGAGCCGGCTCTTCCGGTTCATCATCAAACATGGACTTAAAATATTCAGAATCGTCAATGGATTCTTCATCGGAGACCTTCCGAATGGAAAACCGCTTCTGGTTAGATGTCTGCTCTGACCCCGGTGGAATCAGGCTTGGAGGAGCGGCAGGTGGAAAGTTGTCTTCAAGTGGAGCAGGAGCCGGTTCCAGTTGATAGTTGCCCCGGCTCTGGTATCGGGGGGGCATTGTTTCCATCTGCTCCTGATACTCTGGACTGGGACGGGAGGCCTGTTGATAGACCTTCTGTTGAACATACTGGCAGCCAGCTAACCCCGATATGGAAAACATGCATAGTGACAATGAGATCGTTTTCGAATAGGGTCGTAACATCTTGAACTCCTCTTTCCGTGTCTGACAGACAGTGCCGATTTTGAAAAAACCACTTCCCAAATTTGACAAGCTCTTAAAATGTGGTATGGCACACGCAATAAAAATCGGTTAAATCTGCCGTTTTCGCGTATCTGAAAGTACGTAATCAGTTAGAATAGACTAAAGAGCCATCCGTTTATTCTCGCTAAAACGATTTCTCATAAATGCAAGTGTCGTAATTGATAAAGCTATTATTTGAGATCTAACGATCGTATTATCTGTAAGCGGATTCACAGTACGGAACACCACTAAAATAACGATATTAGCGGCTGAATCAGTTCCAGCGATGTGTTAAGCTTCAGGGGTTATGCCTGCCATCGGTCAATAC
The sequence above is a segment of the Gimesia algae genome. Coding sequences within it:
- a CDS encoding DnaJ C-terminal domain-containing protein is translated as MSKRDYYDILEVSRSATADEIKKAYRKLSRKYHPDMAPDDKSADQKFKEVQEAYEVLRDEKKRKQYDQFGHSFQQAGPGGGGYYQSAGGAGPNDFEDIFGGGGIDLGDLFGGAFRGGGSRRAQPRPQKGESKRLSLDIPFHLAAVGGEHEISLQKWGVSERLTVKIPAGVDSGSVIRLSGQGNPGINGGPAGDLLLTIKVGAHPYFKRDGSNLLLEVPITLTEAALGAKVDVPTLTEGEVTVTIPPGTSSGSKLRLRGKGIIDQKTRQTGDQICAIKIIAPKTLSDQAKALYEQLKDLQQESPRSKAW
- the yidD gene encoding membrane protein insertion efficiency factor YidD; amino-acid sequence: MKQIALQIGRMLYQLPARILIGLVRIYQMTLSHLIGRQCRFHPTCSEYFIQAVKKYGAIRGSCKGILRICRCHPFHPGGYDPP
- the rnpA gene encoding ribonuclease P protein component encodes the protein MTGSPNDPRRQNSSIKPFGFPSEHRIRSQQDFDAIYAAKQRAGDQNLLLFAIRNDLPQTRLGLSVSKKNGNAIKRARKKRLLREAFRLIRSQLPAGLDLIAIPRADQDGDLKGYQKSLKYLSQKLKRRLEQQSG